TCTGTTCCATCGCATGACGGTCAGCTAGCACCTCTCGCACCACTTTATAATTGGAGTGAATGTGCTTTAACACGGGGAGATACCAAAAAACATTGGATAACAAGGACAGCAAAAACACCTTCAACGGGTCTGCGTGCTCCTCGTGGTAGGCTTCATGGTGAATGACGGCAGCCAGTTCTTTATCATCCAACAACTCGAGCAACCCCGTCGACAGCACGATTCTGCGGCGAAGTAATCCGACAGTAAAAGCCAAAGGCTCACGGCTGCTGACGACATACACATCATCCTTGCCACTTCTGTAGGCAGTGTTTACACGAGCAGTCTCTTGTTCATCCAGAATTTTCAGAAGGGTAACCTCAAAACGGCGACATAACCGAATCTGTCTGAGAGTCATCCACACCGCCCAGACAAACGTGTACAGGACCAGCGCATCTAGCACGTAGCCTGCCTGTGAAAAACCAAGTGAGTGGATCGTCGATTTGCACAGCTGCAGGAAGTTAAATTGTAGATCCCACCCCATCATGGTGTAAAACAAGTACATGCCCATTTGAATATAGACGACTGCGGCCAACGTAAGCCCCGACAAAAAGAGCATTCGCGATCGATTTTCCCACATAGCTTATTTACCCTTTTTTAAAAGATTGATTTTCTCTTCCAGCTTTTCCAATAACGCTGGGTCCACATCTTCTAATTCGTCGAGCATATGACTGACAGCCAACGGCCCAAACTCTTCCATAAGCTCATGCGTCAGTTCTTTGGACTGATTGTTCATGAAATCGTGTTTGGACTGCACCGGCTGAAACAAGGATGTGCGTCCTGCTGCTCTTTTTTCCAAAAAGCCTTTCTCGACGAGCCGGTTCATCACGGTCATCACAGTGTTGAAGTTGACCTGCTTGTCCGCTTCGAGCTTTTGCTGCACATCTTTGATGCTGAGTTCATTCTCGTGCTCTCGTCCATCCCACAAAATGTCCATAATCTTCGCTTCGAGTGGGCCAAAAAAACGATTCAAACCACTCTCTTTCATCTTAAAGTGTTGCAGTTTCATTGCAGTCACCTCACACTACCCATTGTAGTGTTCGACTCCCGTAAAGTCAACAGGGCCCGGAGCATTTGCCGCTCCGAGCCCTTGTCATTCTCCCGCTTGCGTCAGGCATCATAAGTAGCCTGAACCGCCCGCTTCTTCCCTCGATAGTTGACGAGACAAATACTAAGCACGATTAACACCAATCCTGCCACTAAGCTGTACGTAAACGGCTCATGCAAGAATAGCGTGCCTGTTGCTACTGCGATCAATGGAACCAAAAACGTAAAAGAAGCAACCTTGCTGGCATCTCCGCCATTCATCAAATGGAAGTAGATCACAAACGCAATCGGAACGCCAAAGGTCGCTCCAAAGCCTAGTCCAAACAGATAGCCGCCGTTCCAGACAATGTCCGACCATCTCTCAAACACCGTTCCCGCCCCCGTCAGCAGCGCTCCGCCAATGATGAACTGCAGGGCAACCATCCATAGGGAATCTACCTTGCCGCTCTCTCTTTTGACGTAAATGACACCGAGCGCCCAGCTAATCGCGGTGAAAATCGCCAAAACGACTCCGACTATCGATACCTGCCCGGTGAAGCCATCCGCGCTGACTGCCAGAATCCCACAGAAGCCAATTAACAAACCGATGATTTTCATCAACGACATTTTTTCACCGAGCCATAGCCAGGCGAACAGCCCGATTAGCACTGGCTGAAAATAGACCAAAACGGAGAACAATCCACCTGGCAGATACATGAGGCCTACTGTTTGCAAGCCATAAAAAAGCGCAGCGTTCAACAGGGCAGATACACAATACCTGGACCAGTTTTCTCGCCATTTCATTTTTTTCCAAGTAGGTAATAAAAAGGCCGCTAACAATAAGCCGCCGATCAGGGCGCGCATCCCGGCAAATAAAAGCGGCGGGGTGTAAGGCAAGGCCATCTTGTAAATGGACCAAGAGACGCCCCAGATCAGGACTAAACAAGTGACGGCGAGCATCGTTTTTCTCGACGAATTTCCCATGCAGGGACCTCCTCCATTTCTCTCTCGTACGATTCGTTCTTTGGAAGGTGGCTCCCCTTACGAATCAAGCCAGGCCTCACCAGTTGCTGGTGAAGCCTACGCCTCGTATAGTTAAACCCAAACTCCATGAAATTACAAGATGGTATATCCGCCATCAATGGGCATGGCAGCCCCATTCATGAATGTAGCTTGGTCAGAGGCCAGGAAAACAGCCAGTTCCGCCACTTCCTGCACCTCGCCAAAACGTCTGACGCCTCCCATTCGATTAAAAATAATACGGATTTAGTGATCAACTCATCCCTTCGAAGATATGGATATTCATCAAAAAAAGCCGGATGCAAACGATCCGGCTTTCACTGTATTCCAATAAATAGTCGATTATTTCAGCTTGTTCATCTCTTCGAGCGACATCTCATTGCATTGCTTGAGGAAATCCAGAATAACGCCCGTCTGGCGCTCATCGTATTGCGCCATGATCTGGAGGGTTCGCTGCAAGACAGACTCGAACAAAGGAGAAATCGAATTGACCCCTTCCCGTACAGGTTTGACGACCACGCGTCTTCTGTCGTTTGGATCCTTATCCCGCATGATATATCCCGATTGTTCCAATCGATCAATCACATTCGTGACTGCACCCGTGGTCAATCCGGTCAATTCAGCCAATTTTCCGGCCGTCACCGGTCCGCTGTTCATCAAGAAATCGAGACATTTGTGATCAGTAGTATTCAAGCCGAGCTTTTCAGATATCGTCTGGTGAAGCATGACCGCCCGTGCACTGTTTTTTCGCAGTTCCAGTAGGAGCTCATATTGCAGCGGTGTCATTTCTCCTTCCAGATGTTGGTGATTATCTATTGACATAAGGATTCCTCCCCCTGTAAGATGAATATATCTTAATTAATTAAGATAATCATTTTATTAAGATTTCAATTCCATCAAGTTTTATTACGAGTATAGCACAGCCAAACGGGCATCACCA
This is a stretch of genomic DNA from Brevibacillus choshinensis. It encodes these proteins:
- a CDS encoding M56 family metallopeptidase, which produces MWENRSRMLFLSGLTLAAVVYIQMGMYLFYTMMGWDLQFNFLQLCKSTIHSLGFSQAGYVLDALVLYTFVWAVWMTLRQIRLCRRFEVTLLKILDEQETARVNTAYRSGKDDVYVVSSREPLAFTVGLLRRRIVLSTGLLELLDDKELAAVIHHEAYHEEHADPLKVFLLSLLSNVFWYLPVLKHIHSNYKVVREVLADRHAMEQTGGMADLGRALLKLLKKRQSVSVMQAAHVSFADTAINYRIQRLLDPKIEVPFQLPTISVFISFCVIFLLSQLFWVSMA
- a CDS encoding BlaI/MecI/CopY family transcriptional regulator, with the protein product MKLQHFKMKESGLNRFFGPLEAKIMDILWDGREHENELSIKDVQQKLEADKQVNFNTVMTVMNRLVEKGFLEKRAAGRTSLFQPVQSKHDFMNNQSKELTHELMEEFGPLAVSHMLDELEDVDPALLEKLEEKINLLKKGK
- a CDS encoding DMT family transporter codes for the protein MGNSSRKTMLAVTCLVLIWGVSWSIYKMALPYTPPLLFAGMRALIGGLLLAAFLLPTWKKMKWRENWSRYCVSALLNAALFYGLQTVGLMYLPGGLFSVLVYFQPVLIGLFAWLWLGEKMSLMKIIGLLIGFCGILAVSADGFTGQVSIVGVVLAIFTAISWALGVIYVKRESGKVDSLWMVALQFIIGGALLTGAGTVFERWSDIVWNGGYLFGLGFGATFGVPIAFVIYFHLMNGGDASKVASFTFLVPLIAVATGTLFLHEPFTYSLVAGLVLIVLSICLVNYRGKKRAVQATYDA
- a CDS encoding SDR family oxidoreductase, whose product is MGGVRRFGEVQEVAELAVFLASDQATFMNGAAMPIDGGYTIL
- a CDS encoding MarR family transcriptional regulator — protein: MSIDNHQHLEGEMTPLQYELLLELRKNSARAVMLHQTISEKLGLNTTDHKCLDFLMNSGPVTAGKLAELTGLTTGAVTNVIDRLEQSGYIMRDKDPNDRRRVVVKPVREGVNSISPLFESVLQRTLQIMAQYDERQTGVILDFLKQCNEMSLEEMNKLK